GCACGTCATGTTGATTTTATTAACGTTCACATTTTGCCGTATTGGGAAAAAATTCCTATTGAGCGAACCCTTGCGTTTGCCAAAGAGAAGTACGACTCCATTGCGGCGATGTACCCTAAAAAACCGATTACCATCGGGGAGTTTGGCTGGCCAAGCAGTGGTTATAACAACGAAAAAGCGGAAGCCACGCTTACCAACCAGATCGCTGCAATTACTGGCTTTTTGGAGATGGCAAATGCTGAGAAATGGAGCTACAACATCGTTGAAGCGTTCGACCAGCCGTGGAAAGGCGTTCATGAAGGAAGTGTGGGACCGTATTGGGGACTTTTCGACATCAATAAACAACCTAAATTTCACTTTATCAAGCAGACCATTATCAACCCACTGTGGCGTTACCAAATGGCAGGCTCGGTCTTTTTTGGACTGCTTCTGACGTACTTTGGGCTTAGAAATCAGCGCGTTAACTTTGCCCATGCCATTACCTATGCTTTTGCAGCGCAAGCGATGGGCTTTGGTATAGCGATGGCTGCAACGTATCCCTTTATCTACTACATGAACTTTGGTATGTGGGTCATGTGGACAATGGGAATTTTCTTGATGATTCCTTTGGTCATCATTACCTTAGCTAAGATTAATGAGCTCTTTAAATGCACCCTTGGCATTGCACCCAAACGTCTTGCACCTCTTAATCTCAAGTCGGATCATATACCCTTTGTCTCCATTCATGTGCCAGCTTATAAAGAGCAGCCGCATGTTTTGATCGATACCCTCAATTCACTCGCGCAGATGAAGTACACCAACTATGAAGTTTTAGTGGTGATTAACAACACGCCTGAAGAGTTTTACTGGAAACCTATCGAAGAGCATTGTCAAAAACTCGGCGAAAAATTTGTCTTTTTGAACATTACATGTAAAGGGTTTAAAGCAGGAGCACTCAATGAAGCACTCAAATTTACACATGAAAAAGCAGAAATTTTAGCCGTAATTGATGCCGATTATGTGGTCGATGAAAACTGGCTCATTGACCTTGTTCCACTCTTTGATGATCCAAAAGTTGCACTCGTTCAAGCACCACAAGATCACCGTGATGGACAAGAATCGCTCATTAAACAGGCGATGAACGCTGAATATGCAGGTTTTTTTGACATCGGTATGGTTGAGCGAAATGAAGAAAATGCCATCGTAGCACACGGAACGATGCTGATGGCTCGCTTGTCTGCGATGCACGAAGTGGGTGATTGGACAACGTACACGATCGTCGAAGACTCTGAGCTAGGACTTCGCCTTTTTGAAGCGGGTTATACAGCACATTACACTAACCGACGTTACGGTTGGGGACTCTTACCCGACACCGTGGAAGCGTTTCGTACACAACGTCACCGCTGGGCGTATGGTGCCATTCAAATTTTAAAACGTCACTGGCGTCACTTTATGCCTTCATCCAAAACGTTAACGCCGTACCAAAAGTACCATTTCGTCGCAGGTTGGTTCTTCTGGCTCTCCGATGCCTTTGGCGCGTTGACCGCT
Above is a genomic segment from Sulfurospirillum halorespirans DSM 13726 containing:
- a CDS encoding glycosyltransferase family 2 protein: MKYFKYILLSLVITSLIQILLWTRAGDKIVTSPQIGEKLESLSYTPYRGFEKAPKSDREIAEDMKTIEHIARKVRTYAIDDAKRVLENVKDTKLKVDVGLWLSGDKGANESEIETLFELTKYYSPKIASIIVGNEVLLRADLTPEELMEYIDRVSKRTRIPVTTAEVQHVWLTNKELARHVDFINVHILPYWEKIPIERTLAFAKEKYDSIAAMYPKKPITIGEFGWPSSGYNNEKAEATLTNQIAAITGFLEMANAEKWSYNIVEAFDQPWKGVHEGSVGPYWGLFDINKQPKFHFIKQTIINPLWRYQMAGSVFFGLLLTYFGLRNQRVNFAHAITYAFAAQAMGFGIAMAATYPFIYYMNFGMWVMWTMGIFLMIPLVIITLAKINELFKCTLGIAPKRLAPLNLKSDHIPFVSIHVPAYKEQPHVLIDTLNSLAQMKYTNYEVLVVINNTPEEFYWKPIEEHCQKLGEKFVFLNITCKGFKAGALNEALKFTHEKAEILAVIDADYVVDENWLIDLVPLFDDPKVALVQAPQDHRDGQESLIKQAMNAEYAGFFDIGMVERNEENAIVAHGTMLMARLSAMHEVGDWTTYTIVEDSELGLRLFEAGYTAHYTNRRYGWGLLPDTVEAFRTQRHRWAYGAIQILKRHWRHFMPSSKTLTPYQKYHFVAGWFFWLSDAFGALTAFLNIFWVPFIIFVGVTIPTLPLTLPILVAFLVNILHAFILYHTRVKMSVRETMLSAIASMSLQLVIFKAVYDGFVKDGLPFKRTEKGGNTKKVNKSPIQHEMILATLLTISFFALYFTNYTRITEIYVFAFTLLIQSIPYYSAIILRIIELQSFKPQK